One genomic window of Marinobacter arenosus includes the following:
- a CDS encoding UDP-N-acetylmuramoyl-L-alanyl-D-glutamate--2,6-diaminopimelate ligase encodes MCITSLSTLLQGIVAVPSVFDVTIHGLKTDSRDVRAGDAFVALAGARTPADHYLEDAIAAGATVVLLESEAAGECSEHQGALLVPVVGLRTLLGKIADRFFEHPSQRLRVIGVTGTNGKTSVTQYVAQLLKETGTPCGVLGTLGYGMPGALQPATHTTPDVVQVNRVLSRILAQGGRAAVMEVSSHALDQGRVDDLTIMGGIFTNLTRDHLDYHGSMEAYGEAKARLFDREELHFSVINFDDPFGRQLYDQLEGQCDRVRFSLHEAQTELWLKSFTPTDDGFQASVDGQWGAFDIAVPLMGSFNASNVLASMAMVLTLGVPVERVQQAVSKLTPPPGRLEKFSSAEGVRVIVDYAHTPDALSNALAALRPHVAGRLICVFGCGGDRDSGKRPEMAREAEKVADVIIVTDDNPRSEDPAAIAAEIVAGFSQPDRASVIHDRADAIRSAIQMASADDLVLVAGKGHEAYQEVAGQKIPFSDAEQVRHGLNLNGGVA; translated from the coding sequence ATGTGCATCACATCTCTCAGCACGTTGTTGCAAGGAATTGTAGCGGTGCCGTCGGTATTCGACGTCACCATTCACGGACTCAAGACGGACAGTCGCGATGTCAGGGCGGGCGATGCCTTTGTTGCCCTGGCCGGTGCTCGAACGCCCGCGGATCATTACCTCGAGGACGCCATTGCTGCGGGCGCCACGGTGGTGCTGCTGGAATCCGAGGCAGCGGGCGAATGCTCCGAGCACCAGGGCGCTTTGCTGGTGCCGGTCGTCGGTCTTCGGACACTCTTGGGCAAGATCGCTGATCGATTCTTCGAGCATCCATCCCAGCGGCTGCGAGTGATCGGTGTGACGGGAACCAACGGCAAAACCTCGGTGACCCAGTATGTCGCACAATTGCTCAAGGAAACCGGCACACCCTGTGGTGTCCTGGGAACCCTGGGTTACGGCATGCCCGGAGCGCTGCAGCCGGCCACCCACACCACGCCGGATGTTGTCCAGGTCAACCGGGTGCTGTCGCGCATTCTGGCCCAGGGTGGCCGTGCTGCCGTTATGGAGGTGTCCTCCCACGCCCTCGATCAGGGCCGGGTAGATGACCTGACCATCATGGGTGGCATTTTCACCAACCTTACCCGGGATCACCTCGACTACCACGGTTCCATGGAGGCTTACGGTGAGGCCAAGGCCCGTCTGTTCGACCGGGAAGAGTTGCACTTCTCCGTGATCAATTTCGATGATCCATTCGGCCGGCAACTGTATGACCAGCTTGAAGGCCAGTGCGATCGGGTCCGTTTCAGTTTGCACGAAGCCCAGACCGAGCTTTGGCTAAAATCCTTCACCCCTACCGACGATGGTTTCCAGGCCAGTGTGGACGGTCAGTGGGGCGCCTTCGATATCGCGGTTCCGCTGATGGGGAGCTTCAACGCCAGCAACGTTCTGGCGTCGATGGCCATGGTGCTGACCCTGGGGGTCCCGGTTGAACGCGTACAGCAGGCGGTCAGCAAGTTGACGCCACCTCCGGGTCGGCTCGAAAAATTCAGCAGCGCCGAAGGTGTCCGGGTGATTGTGGATTACGCCCATACCCCCGATGCCTTGTCTAATGCGCTGGCGGCCCTGCGGCCGCATGTTGCGGGACGACTGATCTGCGTTTTCGGGTGTGGCGGCGACCGGGACAGCGGCAAGCGCCCGGAAATGGCACGGGAGGCCGAGAAAGTGGCCGATGTCATTATCGTCACTGATGACAATCCCCGCAGCGAGGATCCGGCGGCAATCGCAGCCGAAATCGTGGCCGGCTTCTCGCAGCCGGACCGGGCCTCGGTGATTCATGATCGGGCAGATGCGATTCGTTCCGCCATCCAGATGGCGTCGGCCGATGATCTCGTTCTGGTAGCTGGCAAGGGTCACGAGGCCTATCAGGAAGTGGCCGGACAGAAGATTCCTTTCAGTGACGCGGAGCAGGTGCGTCATGGCCTGAACCTGAATGGGGGTGTGGCATGA
- a CDS encoding UDP-N-acetylmuramoyl-tripeptide--D-alanyl-D-alanine ligase — protein sequence MMRAFSLADALRWTGATSDAPGLDDLNFFGVSTDTRSLGQGQVFVALRGDNFDGHRFLQKAKDCGAVAAVVDTKDATVDLPQLVVDDTVNALARLAAGNRNESDARFVAVTGSSGKTTVREMTAAILARMGPTLATQGNLNNHIGVPLTLFGLMPEHRYGAIELGASGLGEIAHTVAITRPEVVILTNAGSAHLEGFGSYENIVQAKGEIIDGVADNGLVVLNRDDPAFEQWQARAGHRSVVSVSRLGHPDADYRSETMASDAPGQRFRVDGPDGWTSSIRLGLEGEHNQTNAMLAIAAARRVGADDNAITEGLAELAPVKGRLQSLELAPGLTVIDDSYNANPASMKAALSVLAKRGGEKVAVFGAMAELGPEALALHREVGEFARAQNIDRLLTVGPGCEGYADGFGGGAESFQTHDEAVEVIVRARQSPMTVLVKGSRSSAMDRVVEGLKEKVNNSCCSG from the coding sequence ATGATGCGCGCATTCTCCCTGGCCGATGCCCTGCGGTGGACTGGCGCGACCAGCGACGCTCCGGGGCTGGACGACCTGAATTTCTTCGGTGTTTCCACCGATACGCGGTCGCTCGGACAAGGCCAAGTGTTTGTTGCACTGCGCGGTGACAATTTCGACGGCCACCGATTTCTGCAAAAGGCGAAGGACTGCGGCGCGGTGGCGGCCGTGGTTGATACCAAAGATGCGACTGTTGATCTGCCCCAACTTGTGGTCGATGACACGGTTAATGCCCTGGCCCGGTTGGCGGCGGGCAACCGGAACGAAAGCGACGCCCGGTTCGTCGCCGTCACCGGCAGCAGCGGCAAGACGACCGTTCGGGAAATGACAGCGGCAATCCTCGCCCGAATGGGCCCGACTCTGGCCACCCAGGGCAACCTGAACAACCACATTGGCGTGCCATTGACCTTGTTCGGGCTTATGCCTGAGCACCGCTATGGCGCTATTGAGCTTGGAGCCAGCGGCCTGGGAGAAATCGCGCACACCGTAGCGATCACTCGGCCTGAGGTGGTCATCCTGACCAACGCCGGTTCCGCCCACCTCGAAGGCTTTGGCAGTTACGAGAATATCGTCCAGGCCAAGGGCGAGATCATTGATGGCGTTGCCGACAATGGCCTGGTCGTACTGAACCGGGACGACCCGGCGTTTGAGCAATGGCAGGCCCGCGCGGGACACCGTTCTGTCGTCAGCGTCAGTCGTCTGGGGCATCCCGATGCGGACTATCGCTCAGAGACAATGGCATCGGATGCGCCGGGCCAGCGCTTCCGGGTAGACGGCCCGGATGGTTGGACCAGCAGCATTCGCCTTGGCCTGGAGGGCGAGCACAACCAGACCAATGCCATGCTCGCGATCGCCGCAGCCCGGCGGGTGGGCGCTGACGATAACGCGATAACGGAGGGGCTGGCCGAGCTGGCGCCCGTAAAGGGACGGTTGCAGAGCCTGGAGCTTGCGCCAGGGCTCACCGTGATTGATGACAGCTACAACGCCAACCCGGCCTCCATGAAGGCCGCGCTCAGCGTGTTGGCCAAACGCGGCGGGGAAAAAGTCGCTGTGTTTGGCGCTATGGCAGAACTTGGTCCGGAGGCACTGGCCCTGCACCGGGAAGTTGGTGAGTTCGCACGGGCCCAGAATATCGACCGTTTGCTCACCGTCGGGCCGGGCTGCGAGGGTTACGCCGATGGTTTTGGTGGCGGAGCCGAATCGTTTCAGACCCACGATGAAGCCGTTGAGGTCATCGTTAGAGCTCGCCAATCGCCGATGACGGTCCTGGTAAAAGGTTCTCGCAGTTCTGCCATGGATCGCGTGGTGGAGGGATTAAAAGAAAAGGTGAATAACTCATGCTGCTCTGGCTGA
- the mraY gene encoding phospho-N-acetylmuramoyl-pentapeptide-transferase: MLLWLTEVLSQYFTALTVFQYLTLRGILGTLTALLISLIIGPVMIRKLSQYQIGQAVRDDGPQTHLSKAGTPTMGGALILVAIGISTLLWGDLTNRYVWVTLLVTLLFGAVGWVDDYRKVVERNPRGLPGRWKYFWQSVIGAGAAIALFFSSSLPQETSLYVPFVKQVSLTLGPVIFILLSYFVIVGSSNAVNLTDGLDGLAIMPTVMVAGALGIFAYVSGHSQFSNYLLIPHLPGTGELIVFCGAIVGAGLGFLWFNTYPAQVFMGDVGALALGAALGVVAVIVRQEIVLFIMGGVFVMETVSVILQVASYRLTGRRIFRMAPLHHHFELKGWPEPRVIVRFWVVTVVLVLIGLASLKIR; this comes from the coding sequence ATGCTGCTCTGGCTGACAGAGGTTCTATCACAATATTTCACGGCTCTGACCGTGTTCCAGTATCTGACCTTGCGCGGGATACTGGGCACGCTCACGGCCTTGCTGATCTCCCTGATCATTGGGCCGGTGATGATCCGCAAGCTGAGTCAGTACCAGATCGGTCAGGCCGTTCGGGATGACGGCCCGCAGACGCACCTGAGCAAGGCCGGTACGCCAACCATGGGCGGCGCCCTGATTCTGGTGGCGATTGGCATCAGCACCCTGCTCTGGGGCGATCTTACCAACCGCTACGTGTGGGTTACCTTGCTGGTTACCCTGTTGTTCGGGGCCGTCGGCTGGGTCGACGATTACCGCAAGGTGGTTGAGCGCAATCCGCGGGGGTTGCCGGGGCGATGGAAATACTTCTGGCAGTCGGTGATTGGTGCCGGTGCCGCCATTGCGCTCTTTTTCAGCTCGTCATTGCCGCAGGAAACGTCGCTGTACGTGCCGTTCGTCAAGCAGGTGTCGCTGACCCTCGGGCCGGTGATCTTCATCCTGCTCAGCTACTTCGTGATTGTTGGCAGCAGTAACGCCGTCAACCTGACCGATGGCCTGGATGGTCTGGCGATCATGCCGACAGTGATGGTGGCGGGAGCGCTCGGTATTTTTGCGTACGTCTCCGGCCACTCGCAGTTTTCCAACTATCTTCTGATTCCCCATTTGCCTGGGACCGGCGAGCTGATCGTGTTCTGCGGCGCCATTGTCGGAGCGGGGCTGGGTTTCCTTTGGTTTAACACCTACCCGGCGCAGGTATTCATGGGCGATGTGGGCGCGTTGGCACTGGGTGCCGCCCTTGGGGTTGTCGCCGTCATCGTTCGTCAGGAAATCGTGTTGTTCATCATGGGCGGTGTGTTCGTGATGGAGACGGTCTCGGTGATTCTGCAGGTCGCCTCGTACCGGTTGACGGGACGCCGTATCTTCCGGATGGCACCACTGCATCACCATTTTGAGTTGAAGGGCTGGCCGGAGCCGCGCGTCATTGTGCGGTTCTGGGTGGTAACGGTTGTTCTGGTTCTGATTGGCCTCGCCAGTCTGAAGATACGATAA
- the murD gene encoding UDP-N-acetylmuramoyl-L-alanine--D-glutamate ligase, translating to MSVIVSDRRTLIVGLGKTGLSCVRYLSEQGRDIAVADSRETPPGLDELRAGWPDVPVHLGAFDAELFSGFNELVVSPGISTEEPAIAQASRNGARIRGDIDLFAEAADAPIVAITGSNGKTTVTTLVGEMARAAGRQVEVGGNIGTPALELLGRGADLYVLELSSFQLETTEELNALAATVLNVSDDHMDRYPNKMAYFQAKQRIFRGCKNAVVNLDDALSTPMARDNLRFICFGFHRVNPDTFSTRDDDQGTWITFGFDNLLLASELHLMGQHNISNVMAALGLGYAADLPMDVMLDVARRFRGLPHRCEFIRQVGGVDYINDSKGTNVGASVAAIESLAPQDGKVVLIAGGDGKGADFAPLQAPALLHCRALVLIGRDAGQIAEAIGTGVESHIAHSLADAVDIAAGLAQEGDRVLLSPACASFDMFRDYGDRGDQFRTLVEAL from the coding sequence ATGAGCGTCATTGTTTCGGATCGTCGCACATTGATTGTAGGGCTCGGTAAAACCGGGCTCTCCTGCGTGCGCTATCTATCCGAGCAAGGCCGGGACATTGCCGTTGCGGACAGTCGCGAAACACCGCCGGGACTGGATGAATTGCGGGCTGGCTGGCCGGATGTGCCTGTCCATCTTGGCGCCTTTGATGCGGAACTGTTCTCAGGTTTCAACGAGCTGGTGGTGAGCCCGGGAATCAGCACCGAAGAACCGGCCATTGCCCAGGCAAGCAGGAACGGCGCGCGGATCCGCGGCGATATCGACCTGTTTGCCGAGGCCGCAGACGCTCCCATCGTGGCCATTACCGGCTCCAACGGCAAGACCACGGTAACCACGTTGGTTGGAGAGATGGCCAGGGCCGCCGGTCGACAAGTGGAAGTCGGCGGTAATATTGGTACGCCGGCGCTCGAGCTCCTCGGGCGGGGAGCCGACCTTTACGTGCTGGAACTGTCGAGTTTTCAGCTGGAAACCACCGAGGAACTCAATGCCCTCGCGGCTACCGTCCTGAACGTCAGTGACGATCACATGGATCGTTACCCGAACAAAATGGCGTACTTCCAGGCCAAGCAGAGGATATTCCGGGGCTGCAAGAACGCTGTGGTCAATCTGGATGATGCCCTCAGCACTCCCATGGCCCGGGATAACCTCCGGTTTATCTGTTTCGGTTTTCACCGGGTGAATCCGGACACCTTCAGTACCCGCGATGACGACCAGGGCACCTGGATCACCTTCGGTTTTGACAACCTGCTGCTGGCCAGTGAGCTACACCTGATGGGCCAGCACAACATCAGCAATGTGATGGCGGCTTTGGGACTCGGGTACGCGGCTGATTTGCCCATGGACGTCATGCTCGATGTGGCTCGCCGGTTCCGGGGTCTGCCTCACCGATGCGAGTTCATCCGGCAGGTGGGCGGTGTTGATTACATCAACGATTCCAAAGGCACCAACGTTGGCGCTTCGGTGGCTGCCATTGAAAGCCTCGCGCCACAGGATGGCAAGGTTGTGCTCATTGCCGGAGGCGATGGCAAAGGCGCCGACTTTGCGCCGCTGCAAGCGCCGGCGTTGTTGCACTGTCGAGCACTGGTACTGATTGGACGGGATGCTGGACAAATCGCCGAGGCCATAGGCACCGGCGTCGAAAGCCACATTGCCCACTCGCTGGCGGACGCAGTCGACATCGCCGCCGGGCTGGCACAGGAGGGTGACCGGGTACTGCTGTCGCCCGCGTGCGCCAGCTTCGACATGTTCCGGGACTACGGTGACCGCGGTGACCAGTTCCGCACGCTGGTGGAGGCCTTGTGA
- the ftsW gene encoding putative lipid II flippase FtsW, with protein MPNRNQWLGELQPLPMLVISAVALLVMGVVMISSASMDMAAETMGNSYHYVIRQLLFAAMGCVLALIAVNVPISWWERSGWLLLGIGLVVLVLVLTPLGRTVNGSTRWIPFGLFNVQVSEVAKLCLIAYLAGYVVRRREELLNTWSGFLKPLVVLGVASVLLVIQPDFGATVVLVSAAAGMIFLSGVRLSRFVPLIVTLVVLGALLVLTQPYRLKRVVSYLDPWKDQFDSGYQLTQSLIAFGRGDWGGVGLGNSIQKLFYLPEAHTDFIFAIIAEEFGLLGSLIVLALFTLLVVSGFVIARRAEKADMPFGACFSYGITLLIGLQATINIAVSTGMLPTKGLTLPLVSYGGSSLMIMCICIGVLARVEMERLDQVRLGQEKTGRGKRGGAVYD; from the coding sequence ATGCCAAATCGAAACCAGTGGCTGGGCGAGCTTCAGCCGTTGCCCATGCTTGTCATCAGTGCCGTCGCCTTGCTGGTGATGGGGGTGGTGATGATTTCGTCGGCGTCCATGGACATGGCGGCCGAAACCATGGGCAATAGCTACCACTACGTGATTCGTCAGCTGCTCTTCGCCGCGATGGGCTGCGTGCTGGCCCTCATTGCCGTCAACGTGCCGATCTCATGGTGGGAGCGAAGCGGCTGGCTCTTGCTGGGCATCGGTCTTGTGGTTCTGGTGCTGGTCTTGACGCCACTGGGTCGTACCGTCAACGGCTCCACTCGCTGGATCCCGTTCGGACTGTTCAACGTCCAGGTATCCGAGGTGGCCAAGCTTTGCTTGATCGCCTATCTCGCGGGCTACGTCGTTCGCCGCAGGGAGGAGTTGCTGAATACCTGGAGCGGATTCCTCAAGCCATTGGTCGTGCTTGGCGTGGCGTCGGTTTTGCTGGTGATTCAGCCCGACTTCGGGGCCACCGTGGTTCTGGTGTCGGCTGCCGCCGGCATGATTTTCCTGAGCGGGGTCCGGCTCAGCCGGTTCGTGCCGCTGATCGTGACCCTCGTGGTGCTCGGGGCGCTGCTGGTCCTGACCCAGCCGTACCGCCTCAAGCGCGTGGTGAGTTATCTCGATCCCTGGAAAGATCAGTTCGACAGCGGCTACCAGTTGACCCAGTCCCTGATCGCGTTCGGTCGCGGAGACTGGGGCGGGGTTGGCCTCGGCAACTCGATTCAGAAGCTGTTTTATCTGCCGGAGGCGCATACCGATTTCATTTTCGCCATCATCGCCGAAGAGTTCGGCTTGTTGGGGTCACTGATTGTCCTGGCGCTGTTCACCCTGCTGGTGGTCTCCGGCTTTGTCATCGCCCGCCGGGCCGAGAAGGCGGATATGCCGTTCGGAGCATGTTTCTCCTACGGCATTACCCTGCTGATCGGACTGCAGGCAACCATCAACATCGCCGTCAGTACCGGCATGCTGCCGACCAAGGGGCTGACGTTGCCGCTGGTCAGCTACGGTGGCTCCAGCCTGATGATCATGTGCATCTGTATCGGTGTCCTGGCTCGGGTCGAGATGGAACGCCTGGATCAGGTTCGGCTCGGGCAGGAGAAAACCGGACGAGGAAAGCGGGGAGGTGCGGTTTATGACTGA
- the murG gene encoding undecaprenyldiphospho-muramoylpentapeptide beta-N-acetylglucosaminyltransferase, with protein sequence MTDQRRFLMMAGGTGGHVFPALATARALEEKGHQVYWLGASGGMEQRLIGDTDIPLSLIHISGLRGKGKLALLLAPFRLMRALGEAFTIMRRIRPDCVVGMGGFVTGPGGVAAWLTRTPLVIHEQNAVAGLTNRLLVRFAETVLEAFPASFGTDVVTRCTGNPVRQDLAALPAPDQRLANRDGVLRVLVVGGSLGAQVFNQQVPEALAKLPENERPVVRHQCGEKHLDAARAAYESNGVEADVEPFIKNMAEAYEWADVVLCRAGALTISELCAAGVGAILVPFPHAVDDHQTKNGQQMVNVGAAILIPQNRLTPEGLAETLGDLSRDRTRITNMAKAARTLARPDATERVVNYCLEAANG encoded by the coding sequence ATGACTGACCAGCGTCGCTTCCTGATGATGGCCGGTGGCACCGGAGGGCACGTTTTCCCGGCGCTGGCAACCGCGCGCGCGCTCGAAGAGAAGGGGCACCAGGTCTACTGGCTAGGGGCCAGCGGTGGCATGGAACAGCGCCTCATTGGTGACACCGATATCCCGCTGTCACTGATCCACATCTCGGGTCTGAGAGGCAAGGGCAAGCTGGCTCTGCTGCTCGCACCTTTCCGGCTGATGCGGGCCCTGGGTGAGGCATTCACGATCATGCGCCGGATTCGCCCGGATTGCGTGGTCGGTATGGGCGGCTTCGTGACCGGTCCTGGGGGCGTGGCGGCCTGGTTGACCCGGACGCCGTTGGTGATTCACGAGCAGAACGCGGTCGCCGGACTGACCAACCGCCTGCTGGTGCGGTTTGCCGAGACCGTACTGGAGGCGTTTCCGGCGAGCTTTGGTACCGACGTGGTCACCCGGTGCACCGGCAACCCGGTTCGGCAGGATCTGGCGGCCTTGCCAGCCCCGGACCAGCGCCTGGCCAATCGAGACGGTGTCCTGCGCGTGCTGGTGGTCGGTGGAAGTCTCGGCGCGCAGGTGTTCAACCAGCAGGTGCCCGAAGCCCTGGCGAAGCTGCCGGAGAACGAGCGGCCCGTTGTGCGCCACCAATGCGGCGAGAAACATCTCGATGCGGCCCGGGCGGCTTACGAGTCGAACGGGGTGGAGGCGGATGTCGAGCCCTTTATCAAGAACATGGCTGAGGCCTACGAGTGGGCTGATGTGGTCCTGTGCCGGGCCGGTGCCCTGACCATCTCGGAGCTCTGTGCCGCGGGAGTCGGGGCGATCCTGGTGCCTTTCCCCCACGCAGTGGACGACCACCAGACCAAGAATGGCCAGCAGATGGTGAACGTGGGTGCGGCGATATTGATTCCGCAGAACCGGCTGACACCGGAAGGACTGGCAGAGACCTTGGGCGACCTGAGCAGAGATCGGACCCGGATAACAAACATGGCGAAGGCCGCACGTACGCTGGCCCGCCCGGATGCAACGGAGAGAGTCGTGAATTACTGTCTGGAGGCCGCCAATGGCTGA
- the murC gene encoding UDP-N-acetylmuramate--L-alanine ligase, producing the protein MADATNPPLVYQVPEMRRIRHIHFVGIGGAGMSGIAEVLKNQGYDVSGSDIKEGAVTARLKAMGVEVHIGHGPENSAKADVVVVSSAVADDNPEVVSARGRRVPIVPRAEMLAEIMRYRHGIAVAGTHGKTTTTSLIASVLGEAGLDPTFVIGGKLNSAGTNAQLGNSRYLVAEADESDASFLHLTPVISVVTNIEADHMDTYGGDVEKLKQTFVDFLHNLPFYGVAVMCVDDDYVREIIPRISRAIITYGIDNPEADYRAEDIESDGLRTRFVVKRPGGRSDLAVELKMPGRHNVLNALAAIAVATDEGVADDAICKGLASFAGVGRRFQVYGDYQTPKGNITLVDDYGHHPTEVEAVIRAAHDAWPGRRLVMLYQPHRYSRTRDLYEDFVRVLSEVDGLLLMEVYSAGEPAIPGADGRALCRSIRQRGKVEPMFVEDNNEIESLLANVLQDGDLLMTQGAGDIGGVAARLAAAGVISSE; encoded by the coding sequence ATGGCTGATGCAACGAATCCGCCGCTGGTCTATCAGGTGCCGGAAATGCGCCGGATTCGCCATATCCACTTTGTGGGTATCGGCGGCGCCGGCATGAGTGGCATTGCCGAGGTGCTGAAGAACCAGGGCTACGATGTCTCCGGTTCGGACATCAAGGAGGGGGCAGTCACGGCGAGACTCAAGGCCATGGGCGTGGAAGTGCACATCGGTCATGGTCCCGAGAACAGCGCCAAGGCGGACGTGGTTGTGGTGTCCTCGGCGGTGGCGGATGACAACCCTGAGGTGGTCTCAGCGCGCGGTCGCAGAGTGCCGATTGTTCCTCGCGCGGAAATGCTTGCAGAGATCATGCGTTACCGGCATGGCATTGCGGTGGCGGGTACCCACGGCAAGACCACAACCACGAGCCTGATCGCGTCGGTGCTTGGTGAGGCCGGTCTCGACCCCACCTTTGTGATTGGGGGCAAGCTGAACAGTGCGGGCACGAATGCCCAGCTTGGTAATTCTCGTTACCTCGTTGCTGAAGCGGACGAGAGTGATGCGTCGTTCCTGCACCTGACGCCGGTCATTTCCGTGGTGACCAACATCGAAGCGGACCACATGGATACCTACGGCGGAGACGTCGAAAAGCTGAAACAGACGTTCGTCGACTTTCTTCACAACCTCCCGTTCTACGGTGTCGCGGTCATGTGTGTCGACGACGACTACGTCCGGGAAATCATCCCGCGAATTTCCCGCGCCATCATTACCTACGGTATCGACAACCCCGAGGCCGACTACCGAGCCGAAGACATCGAATCGGATGGCCTGCGGACCCGTTTCGTGGTCAAGCGCCCAGGCGGCCGGAGTGATCTGGCGGTGGAACTCAAAATGCCGGGGCGTCATAACGTGCTGAATGCACTTGCGGCCATTGCGGTAGCGACTGATGAAGGTGTTGCCGATGACGCCATCTGCAAGGGGCTGGCGAGTTTCGCCGGCGTTGGCCGTCGGTTCCAGGTCTACGGCGACTATCAGACACCCAAGGGCAACATCACACTGGTTGATGACTATGGTCACCATCCGACCGAGGTGGAAGCGGTGATCCGCGCCGCCCACGATGCGTGGCCGGGACGTCGGCTGGTGATGCTTTATCAGCCGCACCGTTACAGCCGTACACGGGATCTGTATGAGGATTTCGTCCGGGTTCTGTCTGAGGTGGACGGACTGCTACTGATGGAAGTGTATTCCGCGGGTGAGCCCGCCATCCCCGGAGCGGATGGCCGTGCGCTCTGTCGGAGCATCCGGCAGCGGGGCAAGGTTGAGCCCATGTTTGTCGAGGACAACAACGAAATTGAGAGCCTGCTGGCGAACGTACTTCAGGACGGCGACCTGCTGATGACACAGGGCGCCGGGGATATTGGTGGTGTAGCGGCGAGATTGGCCGCAGCAGGAGTGATTTCCAGTGAGTGA
- a CDS encoding D-alanine--D-alanine ligase, which yields MQHPEPQAYQAPPELVRALGRVAVFMGGDSAEREVSLKSGKAVLASLVSAGVDAFAVDVRGCLLKTVENPDFDRVFIALHGRGGEDGTLQAILAQAGIPYTGSEVLASALAMDKLRTKYVFEGCGLPTPRFRTMGSVDEAAQIVSELRPPLSVKPSREGSSIGIRKVSNAEELAAAYKEAEALDTLVLVEEWIEGPEFTVSLLQDQALPAIGLSTDHVFYDYDAKYLADDTRYRIPCGLAPEDELRLQQLALDAFRVVGCRTWGRVDVMQDNDGQFWLLEVNTVPGMTDHSLVPMAAKAAGISFEELVVRILRDTLEDADA from the coding sequence ATGCAGCATCCCGAACCACAGGCCTACCAGGCGCCGCCGGAACTTGTCCGGGCGCTCGGCCGTGTTGCGGTGTTTATGGGGGGCGATTCCGCTGAACGCGAAGTGTCCCTGAAAAGCGGTAAGGCCGTGCTGGCGTCACTGGTGTCCGCCGGTGTCGATGCCTTTGCGGTCGACGTTCGCGGCTGTCTGCTGAAGACCGTCGAGAACCCGGATTTTGACCGTGTCTTTATTGCCCTGCATGGTCGCGGCGGTGAGGACGGCACGTTACAGGCCATCCTGGCGCAGGCCGGTATCCCCTATACCGGCAGCGAAGTGCTGGCGTCGGCCCTGGCGATGGACAAACTGCGCACCAAATACGTGTTCGAAGGGTGCGGCCTGCCGACGCCGCGGTTCCGCACCATGGGCTCGGTGGACGAGGCCGCGCAGATTGTCTCGGAATTGAGACCGCCTCTGAGCGTGAAGCCCTCCCGGGAAGGATCGAGCATCGGCATCCGCAAGGTCAGCAACGCCGAAGAACTGGCAGCGGCGTACAAGGAAGCGGAAGCGCTGGATACCCTGGTGCTGGTCGAGGAGTGGATCGAAGGCCCGGAGTTTACCGTCAGCCTGCTTCAGGATCAGGCCCTGCCAGCCATCGGGTTGAGCACCGATCACGTGTTCTACGACTACGACGCCAAGTACCTCGCGGACGATACCCGCTATCGAATCCCCTGCGGACTGGCGCCAGAAGACGAGCTTCGTCTTCAGCAGCTGGCGCTGGACGCCTTCCGGGTTGTTGGCTGCCGGACGTGGGGGCGGGTGGACGTCATGCAGGACAACGACGGCCAGTTCTGGTTGCTGGAAGTGAATACCGTGCCGGGGATGACCGACCACAGTCTGGTACCCATGGCCGCGAAAGCCGCGGGTATCAGCTTCGAAGAGCTGGTGGTCCGCATTCTGCGGGACACCCTGGAGGACGCCGATGCTTGA